Proteins encoded together in one Aeromonas encheleia window:
- the ushA gene encoding bifunctional UDP-sugar hydrolase/5'-nucleotidase UshA, producing MNYKFVKGSVALAVLAALSGCNTSSNESVAPCSENVCKLTVLHTNDTHGRFWHNDKGEYGMAAQKTLVERLRGEAKAAGSEVLVLSGGDVNTGVPESDLQDAEPDFMAMNSIRYDAMAVGNHEFDNPLTILEKQRQWAKFPMISANIYDKTSGKRYFDPYKVFKLENGLKVAVLGLTTEDTAQLVDPNNVQTLEFRDPTTEAAKLGKQIRADKEANLVFAITHMGHYEDGQHGSNAPGDVEMARALPAGTLDAIIGGHSQNPVCMEPGTVNKYADFKPGDDCLPDQQNGTWIMQAHEWGKYVGRAQFDYQNGKLTLTSYELIPVNLKDAGGAFIQEEITKDPELYNTLLTYQEKGQQELGVVIGSTDGLLDGERANVRNKQTNLGRLITTATAQKLSTDFAIVNSGGVRASIAAGDISYRDVLTVHPFGNTVNKATMSGSELVTYLGQVATKTVNTGGYAQFGGIKMAVDCQAKSVTITSVGGKAFDPAAVYSFAIPSFSAAGGDGYPKINTINAGLVDAGVLKEYIEAKKTILVADYQPAGEVSYVNSASLDGCK from the coding sequence ATGAATTATAAATTTGTCAAAGGAAGTGTCGCACTGGCTGTGCTCGCCGCGCTGAGTGGCTGTAATACCTCCAGCAATGAAAGTGTCGCCCCCTGCAGCGAGAATGTCTGCAAACTCACCGTCCTGCATACCAACGATACCCATGGTCGCTTCTGGCACAATGACAAGGGTGAATATGGCATGGCGGCCCAGAAGACGCTGGTCGAGCGTCTGCGTGGCGAGGCCAAGGCGGCCGGCAGCGAGGTGCTGGTGCTCTCCGGTGGTGACGTGAACACCGGGGTGCCCGAGTCGGATCTGCAGGATGCGGAGCCGGACTTCATGGCCATGAACAGCATTCGCTACGATGCCATGGCCGTGGGCAACCACGAGTTTGACAACCCCCTGACCATCTTGGAGAAGCAGCGTCAGTGGGCCAAGTTCCCCATGATCTCCGCCAACATCTACGACAAGACCAGCGGCAAGCGCTACTTCGACCCCTACAAGGTGTTCAAGCTGGAGAATGGCCTCAAGGTCGCCGTGCTGGGGCTGACCACCGAAGACACCGCCCAGCTGGTGGATCCCAACAACGTCCAGACCCTGGAGTTCCGCGATCCGACCACGGAGGCGGCCAAGCTCGGCAAGCAGATCCGTGCCGACAAAGAGGCGAACCTGGTCTTCGCCATCACCCACATGGGTCACTACGAGGATGGTCAGCACGGCAGCAACGCCCCCGGCGATGTCGAGATGGCCCGTGCGCTGCCGGCCGGCACCCTGGACGCCATCATCGGCGGCCACTCCCAGAATCCGGTCTGCATGGAGCCGGGGACGGTGAACAAGTATGCCGACTTCAAGCCGGGTGACGACTGCCTGCCGGATCAGCAGAACGGCACCTGGATCATGCAGGCTCACGAGTGGGGCAAGTATGTGGGCCGCGCCCAGTTCGACTACCAGAATGGCAAGCTGACCCTGACCAGCTATGAGCTGATCCCGGTCAATCTCAAAGACGCTGGGGGTGCCTTCATTCAGGAGGAGATCACCAAGGATCCCGAGCTGTACAACACTCTGCTCACCTATCAGGAGAAGGGTCAGCAGGAGTTGGGCGTGGTAATTGGTTCCACCGACGGCCTGCTGGACGGTGAGCGTGCCAATGTGCGCAACAAGCAGACCAACCTGGGTCGCCTGATCACCACCGCCACGGCGCAGAAGCTGAGCACCGACTTTGCCATCGTCAACTCGGGTGGGGTGCGTGCCTCCATCGCCGCCGGCGACATCAGCTATCGCGACGTGCTGACCGTGCATCCGTTTGGCAACACGGTCAACAAGGCGACCATGAGCGGCAGCGAGCTGGTGACCTATCTGGGCCAGGTGGCGACCAAGACAGTCAACACCGGTGGCTATGCCCAGTTTGGTGGCATCAAGATGGCGGTGGATTGCCAGGCCAAGAGCGTGACCATCACCAGCGTGGGCGGCAAGGCGTTCGATCCGGCCGCGGTCTACAGCTTTGCCATCCCGAGCTTCAGCGCGGCCGGTGGCGATGGCTATCCGAAGATCAATACCATCAACGCCGGTCTGGTGGATGCCGGGGTATTGAAGGAGTATATCGAGGCGAAGAAGACCATACTGGTGGCCGATTATCAGCCAGCCGGCGAGGTGAGCTATGTTAATTCCGCCTCGCTTGATGGCTGTAAATAA
- the dnaB gene encoding replicative DNA helicase, whose amino-acid sequence MAEQVTAKKDAKTQQLKVPPHSFEAEQSVLGGLMLDNEAWDRVAERVIDKDFYSRPHRLIFQAMTRLTNAGNPIDLITLQEELERSEQLEESGGFAYLVEIAKNTPSAANINAYAEIVRERAVVREMIAVANEIVEAGYEPQGRTSGDLLDLAESKVFKIAEQRSSANEGPQPLKLILEQTVDKIEELFKTPHNGVTGVSSGYGDLDKMTAGLQRSDLIIVAARPSMGKTTFAMNLCEHAALTADKPVLIFSLEMPSEQIIMRMLASVGRIDQTKVRTGQLDDEDWARLSSTMGLLLEKGKMYIDDASGLTPTDVRSRARRIAREHGGLSMIMIDYLQLMRVPALSDNRTLEIGEISRSLKALAKELQCPVVALSQLNRSLEQRADKRPVNSDLRESGSIEQDADLIMFIYRDEVYHDDSPDKGIAEIIIGKQRNGPIGRVRLTFQGQFSRFDNYAGPAFDDDY is encoded by the coding sequence ATGGCAGAGCAAGTGACGGCGAAAAAAGACGCCAAGACACAACAGCTGAAAGTTCCCCCCCACTCTTTTGAGGCCGAGCAGTCCGTACTGGGCGGCCTGATGCTGGATAACGAGGCCTGGGATCGGGTGGCCGAGCGGGTGATCGACAAGGATTTCTACAGCCGTCCCCACCGCCTGATCTTCCAGGCCATGACCCGCCTCACCAACGCGGGCAACCCCATCGATCTCATCACCCTGCAGGAGGAGCTGGAGCGCTCCGAGCAGCTGGAGGAGTCCGGTGGCTTCGCCTATCTGGTGGAGATCGCCAAGAACACCCCGAGCGCCGCCAACATCAATGCCTACGCCGAGATAGTGCGTGAGCGGGCCGTGGTGCGGGAGATGATCGCGGTCGCCAACGAGATCGTCGAGGCGGGTTACGAGCCCCAGGGCCGCACCTCGGGCGATCTGCTGGATCTGGCCGAGAGCAAGGTATTCAAGATTGCCGAGCAGCGCTCCAGCGCCAACGAGGGCCCGCAGCCCCTGAAGCTCATTCTGGAGCAGACGGTCGACAAGATTGAGGAGCTGTTCAAGACCCCTCACAACGGGGTGACCGGGGTCTCCAGCGGTTACGGCGATCTCGACAAGATGACCGCCGGCCTGCAGCGCTCGGATCTGATTATCGTGGCGGCCCGTCCCTCCATGGGCAAGACGACGTTTGCCATGAACCTGTGCGAGCACGCGGCGCTCACCGCCGACAAACCGGTGCTGATCTTCTCCCTGGAGATGCCCTCCGAGCAGATCATCATGCGTATGCTCGCCTCTGTGGGGCGCATCGATCAGACCAAGGTGCGGACCGGCCAGCTCGACGATGAAGATTGGGCGCGCCTCTCCTCCACCATGGGGCTGCTGCTCGAGAAGGGCAAGATGTACATAGATGACGCCTCCGGCCTGACCCCGACCGACGTGCGCTCCCGTGCGCGGCGCATCGCCCGCGAGCACGGCGGCCTCAGCATGATCATGATCGACTACCTGCAGCTGATGCGGGTACCGGCGCTGTCCGACAACAGAACCCTGGAGATCGGTGAGATCTCCCGCTCCCTCAAGGCGCTGGCGAAAGAGCTGCAGTGCCCGGTGGTGGCGCTCTCCCAGCTGAACCGAAGCCTGGAGCAGCGGGCCGACAAGCGTCCGGTCAACTCGGATCTGCGGGAATCAGGCTCCATCGAGCAGGATGCGGATCTGATCATGTTTATCTACCGTGATGAGGTCTATCACGATGACAGTCCCGACAAGGGGATTGCCGAGATCATCATCGGCAAGCAGCGTAACGGCCCCATAGGCCGGGTGCGCCTCACCTTCCAGGGTCAGTTCTCCCGGTTCGACAACTACGCCGGTCCGGCGTTTGATGATGACTACTAA
- a CDS encoding DUF2956 domain-containing protein, producing MAKYDKISPETQQEAMKIARANQKPGQTKEQTQLIAQGIQKGVDEYKKQMKARAREASRQKKLQAKAKQPQQGEHEEETHEIELIEVSRQHPLPWILLLLSWLGFAAAWFWLR from the coding sequence ATGGCAAAGTACGACAAGATTTCCCCCGAGACCCAGCAAGAGGCGATGAAGATCGCCCGCGCCAACCAGAAGCCGGGCCAGACCAAGGAGCAGACCCAGCTGATCGCCCAGGGGATCCAGAAGGGGGTCGACGAATACAAGAAGCAGATGAAGGCGCGGGCCCGCGAGGCCAGCCGCCAGAAGAAGCTGCAGGCCAAGGCGAAACAGCCGCAGCAGGGCGAGCATGAGGAAGAGACCCATGAGATCGAGCTGATCGAGGTCTCCCGCCAGCATCCCCTGCCCTGGATCCTGTTGCTGCTGAGCTGGCTGGGCTTTGCCGCCGCCTGGTTCTGGCTGCGCTGA
- a CDS encoding Tim44 domain-containing protein produces MKKMLTLFAVILAIGLGAPIAEAKKFGGGGSFGKSYKTAPAQPAPTAAPVNGKNPTLAAAPKKSGMMGGLLGGLLAGGLFAYLLGSGAFEGLQGMDMLLIALLALGAVFLLRTLRKNKAATAQPQAAYAGYQPPVAPQQFEQSHGAPQATGFADSDVPFRLPPGFDMNGFLSGARDHYRTLQEAWNKNDLEKVREYVSPELFEQLKAERAKLTGEQHTEVMYVDTQLVRADYGSDWAQVSVRFSGRYMDRQEQVEEDIKEVWHLERNLTKDNAPWHIAGIEQL; encoded by the coding sequence ATGAAAAAGATGCTGACCCTGTTTGCCGTGATCCTGGCCATTGGCCTCGGGGCACCCATAGCCGAAGCCAAGAAATTTGGTGGCGGCGGATCCTTTGGCAAGAGCTACAAGACGGCGCCGGCCCAACCGGCTCCAACCGCCGCACCGGTGAACGGTAAGAACCCGACCCTGGCCGCGGCGCCCAAGAAGAGCGGCATGATGGGCGGCCTGCTCGGCGGCCTGCTGGCCGGCGGCCTGTTCGCCTACCTGCTGGGTAGCGGCGCATTCGAAGGTCTGCAGGGCATGGACATGCTGCTGATCGCCCTGCTGGCCCTGGGTGCCGTCTTCCTGCTGCGCACCCTGCGCAAGAACAAGGCGGCGACGGCCCAGCCACAGGCAGCCTATGCGGGTTATCAGCCCCCGGTCGCACCCCAGCAGTTCGAGCAGAGCCACGGTGCTCCGCAGGCGACCGGCTTCGCCGACAGTGACGTGCCGTTCCGTCTGCCTCCCGGCTTTGACATGAATGGCTTCCTGTCCGGCGCGCGCGATCACTATCGCACCCTGCAAGAGGCCTGGAACAAGAACGATCTGGAGAAGGTACGCGAGTACGTGAGCCCGGAGCTGTTCGAACAGCTCAAGGCCGAGCGTGCCAAGTTGACCGGTGAGCAGCATACCGAAGTCATGTATGTGGACACCCAGCTGGTACGCGCCGACTACGGCAGCGACTGGGCCCAGGTCAGCGTGCGCTTCAGCGGTCGCTACATGGACCGTCAGGAGCAGGTCGAGGAAGACATCAAAGAGGTGTGGCACCTCGAGCGCAACCTGACCAAGGACAATGCCCCCTGGCACATCGCCGGTATCGAGCAGCTGTAA
- the alr gene encoding alanine racemase, translating into MKAAIAQIDTTALRHNLAVVKRHAPSCKIIAVVKANAYGHGLLPVARTLVDADAYAVARIEEALMLRSCAVVKPIVLLEGFFSSADLPVLAANNLQTAVHTWEQLEALEQAELPAPVVAWLKLDTGMHRLGVRADEMPAFIERLARCKNVVQPFNIMTHFSRSDELEQPTTREQIDLFSRLTAPLKGERAMANSAGILAWPDSHCDWVRPGVILYGVSPFPDTVAADYDLKPVMTLKTQLIAVRDHKAGEPVGYGANWVSTRDTRLGVIAIGYGDGYPRMAPNGTSVLVNGRIVPLVGRVSMDMTTVDLGPGATDKAGDEAVLWGEGLPVERVAEEIGTIPYELITKLTSRVFMEYV; encoded by the coding sequence ATGAAAGCGGCTATTGCCCAAATCGATACGACGGCCCTGCGCCACAACCTCGCCGTGGTCAAGCGCCACGCCCCTTCCTGCAAGATCATCGCCGTGGTCAAGGCCAACGCCTATGGCCATGGCCTGCTGCCGGTCGCCCGCACCCTGGTGGATGCGGACGCCTATGCGGTGGCCCGCATCGAGGAGGCGCTGATGCTGCGCTCCTGCGCCGTGGTCAAGCCCATAGTGCTGCTGGAAGGCTTCTTCTCGAGCGCGGATCTGCCGGTGCTGGCGGCCAACAACCTGCAGACCGCGGTGCACACCTGGGAGCAGCTCGAGGCGCTGGAGCAGGCCGAGCTGCCGGCCCCCGTGGTGGCCTGGCTCAAGCTCGACACCGGCATGCACCGGCTCGGGGTGCGCGCCGACGAGATGCCTGCCTTTATCGAGCGACTGGCCCGCTGCAAGAACGTGGTGCAGCCGTTCAACATCATGACCCACTTCAGCCGCTCCGATGAGCTGGAGCAGCCCACCACCCGCGAGCAGATCGACCTGTTCAGCCGCCTGACCGCGCCGCTCAAGGGCGAGCGCGCCATGGCGAACTCGGCGGGCATCCTGGCCTGGCCTGACTCCCACTGCGACTGGGTGCGCCCCGGCGTCATCCTCTACGGCGTCTCCCCCTTCCCGGATACGGTGGCGGCGGATTACGACCTCAAGCCCGTGATGACCCTCAAGACCCAGCTCATCGCGGTGCGCGATCACAAGGCCGGCGAGCCGGTGGGCTATGGCGCTAACTGGGTATCGACCCGTGACACCCGGCTCGGGGTCATCGCCATCGGTTATGGCGACGGCTATCCCCGGATGGCGCCCAACGGTACTTCGGTGCTGGTCAATGGCCGCATAGTGCCGCTGGTGGGTCGGGTCTCCATGGACATGACCACAGTGGATCTCGGCCCAGGCGCCACCGACAAGGCCGGTGACGAGGCCGTGCTCTGGGGCGAAGGCTTGCCGGTGGAGCGGGTCGCCGAGGAGATAGGCACCATTCCCTACGAACTGATCACCAAGCTCACCTCCCGGGTATTTATGGAGTATGTGTAG